GAGCGATTTGGTATATTGCATATGTCTTCATCTTGCTTTACCTTTATCTCTATAAAAAGCACATTTGGTGGTGGGTTCTACATAAAATCTATTAGGCGTAATGATTTTTTTATGAGGATTATGTGTAACGATTTGTGTATACATAGCTGCGTGTTAGATAATATAAGATGCCATTTATCTTTGTACCTCTGGTTTATTTGTGGCTGATTATATATGTAGATCCTTTTTAATAAAATCTCACTCTGTGTGGTGGGGGAAAGTCTTTTGAACATTCTTCATTTCTCCAAAGTGAGAGAAAAAAAACCTCGACCACGAGGAAGTTTCAATGACTCCAGGGTGGAACGCTCACTAGTCCACCGAGGGGTGGATCGATCAATGTGGGTGCATGGGGGTACAGCTGTACCCTAaaaacttttgaaaaaaaagaagtataTATAAAGCTTGCATCAAGCCATTTAAGTCAATTGTTAGGGTCAAGAAATTTAAATAGTTTTTTTATTAGTTAATTGTTAGAGTCTAGAAATTTAAAtcttttttaaaagaatttCGTAACGTATGGGTAACATGCTAGTGTTTATAAAGAGCCCGGCATAGAAATACATTATTCAATTAAAAAACTGGCATAACGCAGTCACTGCCTCAACGCGCATGCATTTTCCTTGGAGTTTTCGTGAGACGAAATATTGACGTCCCAATTACAAAATGTATTGAGGGCGTTGGCGATCGACGCGACGTAGCTGGGCCGACAGAGCGTGCAGGCAGCGAAAGTGGGCCGCAGCACGGCCTCGTCACCCACTTTCCCGAACATGAGCCCAAGTCCCCACCCTTTCTCACGCACTCACACGGACACCTctacctcctctcctctcatcATCATCGCTCTCCCTCGCCAGCACCGCATTTCCCCAACCAAACTCTAAGCCTCCCCCCGCTCCCACAATCCCATCCTCACCGTCACCGGCGCCCTAGCCCTAGCAAACCCTAACCGCGCGCCGCCATGAAGAGCAAGGCTGGCGCCGACGCCTCGTAAGttcgcctccctcctcccctctctcgTCCCTTATGCGATTCGTATGTGGCTTGCAGCGGGGTAGCAGCTGATTTCTGTGCGTTGCTGCGCCTGTGGTTTGCTGTTTCGATGCAGATTCAAGGCCTCCGGTGCCAAGCGCAAGAAGGCCGGCGGCCCCAAGCGCGGGCTCACCCCTTTCTTCGCGTTTCTGTAAGCCCtaccctccttcctctccttATCCTCTCGCGTCTCCAGATCTACGCGCACCCTCTTTCAAAACTTTAGGGTTTTGTTGAATTTTCTGTGCGGTGGTGTTTATAGGGCTGAGTTCAGGCCGCAGTACCTGGAGAAGCACCCCGAGAACAAGGGCGTCAAGGATGTGAGTTGGTTCTCCTCACCCTAGCCGTGTAGCCTGTTGTTAGGGTTTCGCTTAGGTGGCTCATATATGCCTGCGCTGGTTTGTGGCTTTGCTTACAGGTGACAAAGGCGGCTGGGGAGAAGTGGCGCTCTATGTCCGATGAGGTATACGAATGCTTGCAATGCTTATATAGTTTCTCATATTAGTTAGCATGCATCTATTCAGTAGAAGGAAAGACGAATACTTCTCTCACTAACTGTTTAATGTTTACTTGTTTAGGAAAAGAAGAAGTATGGTGGGGGCAAGAAGCAGGAAGACAAGGCAAGCAAGCCCACAAACAAGAAAAAGGTAATATTACTAGGTTTTTGCTATTTTAATGGGCATCTGTTGGTTATCTTGCGAGCGGTTACCTCCTGTACC
This portion of the Setaria viridis chromosome 7, Setaria_viridis_v4.0, whole genome shotgun sequence genome encodes:
- the LOC117865750 gene encoding uncharacterized protein, whose protein sequence is MKSKAGADASFKASGAKRKKAGGPKRGLTPFFAFLAEFRPQYLEKHPENKGVKDVTKAAGEKWRSMSDEEKKKYGGGKKQEDKASKPTNKKKESTSSKKAKTDGGEGEEAEGSDKSKSEVEDDDEQDGNEEEDEE